A part of Cryptococcus neoformans var. grubii H99 chromosome 6, complete sequence genomic DNA contains:
- a CDS encoding acyl-CoA-dependent ceramide synthase translates to MSQRHKHLHRRRASSVTVALNQIPLNHNQQSPSPEPAVKPLPSRRRPTEGHRYRSKGLWSDIKTGRWLLAPASSFRLSLIAPSLYLIHHLLSTYGIIGRSQVPNVFEHFILPSNKLEDGRYGKSWWDFAFLAHYIVVWTFVRQFMTVRVLRPMARALGVKGQKIVRFTEQGYAIFYFGILGVYGLYVMRDLPIWWFNTEHFWLEYPHRKMTFHLKTYYLLQAAYWLQQTIIMIAKIEKPRKDYKELVAHHIITLWLIGWSYTVYLTYIGVAIFITMDVSDLFLGLAKCVNYVSEFYSVPLFAWFTIVWTYMRHYLNIVILYSVWTQFDLIPLPDRTTFDPWNDRWIDWWMKWQIFIPILLLQLLNLVWYFLILRILVRAVFLNDRKDERSDDEDEAEGDEAKEE, encoded by the exons ATGTCCCAAAGGCATAAACATCTTCACCGAAGGCGAGCGTCCAGTGTAACTGTGGCCCTCAA CCAGATACCTCTCAACCATAACCAACAATCCCCTTCACCCGAACCTGCAGTGAAACCTTTACCCAGCCGTCGACGCCCGACGGAAGGTCATCGATATCGATCGAAAGGACTGTGGAGCGATATCAAGACTGGTAGATGGCTCTTGGCTCCCG cttcttccttcaggctTTCTCTTATCGCCCCATCCCTTTATCTGATACACCATCTCTTAAGCACATATGGTATCATCGGCCGCTCTCAAGTGCCAAATGTATTTGAACACTTTATCTTGCCTTCAAACAAattggaagatgggaggTACGGTAAGTCATGGTGGGATTTCGCTTTCCTGGCCCATTACATCGTCGTTTGGACATT CGTGAGGCAGTTTATGACGGTCCGAGTCTTACGGCCAATGGCCAGGGCCCTAGGAGTAAAAGGTCAAAAGATTGTACGGTTCACTGAGC AAGGGTATGCCATCTTTTACTTTGGAATCCTTGGCGTGTACGGTCTT TACGTTATGCGCGATCTTCCCATATGGT GGTTTAACACAGAGCATTTCTGGCTAGAATACCCTCACCGGAAGATGACCTTCCATCTCAAAACTTATTATCTCCTCCAAGCGGCATATTGGCTCCAGCAGACGATTATTATGATTGCCAAGATTGAAAAGCCGAGAAAGGATTACAAGGAGCTTGTGGCACAT CATATTATTACTCTTTGGCTCATTGGATGGAGTTACACAGTCTAT CTAACGTACATTGGTGTGGCGATTTTCATCACCATGGATGTGTCAGATCTATTCCTTGGT CTCGCTAAATGCGTCAATTATGTTTCGGAATTCTATTCTGTCCCCTTGTTCGCGTGGTTCACCATCGTCTGGAC GTATATGAGACATTACCTAAACATCGTTATCCTCTACTCCGTCTGGACCCAATTTGAcctcatccctctccctgACCGAACGACATTTGATCCATGGAATGATCGATGGATCGATTGGTGGATGAAGTGGCAGATCTTCATCCCGATCCTTTTGTTGCAGTTGCTCAACTTGGTTTGGTATTTCCTCATTTTGAGAATCCTGGTGAGAGCAGTGTTCTTGAATGATaggaaggatgaaaggtcggatgatgaagatgaggctgaaggggatgaagcgaaggaagaatga
- a CDS encoding siderochrome-iron transporter encodes MSAPHQQQGDRVEYDEPNLPRLNQNEFEDSSSEFSEDPKAPVKRGIASASRVLSVITKKDVRIAYLALTVLALGMAFAQYTQSTFTAYATSAFKSHSELAAAGVVSRVFSMVAYLVVPKICDNVGRISPWIIISMVIFTVLSDAMMAGCKNVQTYIGANVFSGLSGTGYTIALQIYYAETTAIRERALWNVAADSFSAIITLYSGSTIGGHILDNWGTASGWRWGYGMWSIINTVLAIPFIAILFSWHRRVRHNPNVPHLPPHTNVIDQLFHEYDIIGSCLLVASVALILIPLTLAKGVASKWTDDNIAMICVGFGLLVLFVVWSIPKRWRPKWFFTPRLPLIPWYTLKNRSLMSMFVINMCDFMSYGVFTTYFQTFMQVAVRTSASKASMIDNTLRIVFQVTALVVGLVMRFWTPACVKLGLGKRLFHTRYPVWIGIPLCALSIGIDINFVQHPRRKSAIASYVIAKAIYGVGRGMFQTSAQITVQASSRRRELAIATGIFYFAASLGGAIGVAVAGAVWLNILPDALANNLPAASANLASKIYGSITVAISYDPNSEIGLAILKSYVHTMKILAIVSTCLQIPMLISMFFIEDLQLTEDEQIILGGKRIGLSKKKQEQIDEREGEEEVKIVEKEKPVLRID; translated from the exons ATGTCAGCTCCtcatcagcagcaaggaGACAGAGTAGAATACGACGAACCCAACCTTCCTAGGCTCAATCAAAATGAGTTTGAAGACAGCTCTTCCGAGTTCAGTGAGGATCCCAAGGCCCCCGTGAAGCGAGGTATTGCCTCTGCAAGTCGCGTTCTTTCTGTGATCACCAAGAAGGATGTCAGAATTGCTTATCTTGC ACTTACTGTCCTCGCTCTTGGGATGGCTTTCGCGCAATACACGCAGAGCACCTTTACAGCTTATGCCACAAGTGCCTTTAAGAGTCACTCTGagcttgctgctgccgGTGTTGTTTCCCGAGTCTTCTCTATGGTTGCCTACCTCGTT GTTCCCAAAATCTGTGATAATGTCGGGCGTATCTCTCCTTGGATTATCATTTCCATGGTCATCTTCACT GTGCTTAGTGACGCCATGATGGCCGGATGCAAGAATGTCCAGACGTATATTGGCGCGAATGTCTTCAGCGGGTTGTCGGGTACTGGCTACACTATCGCCCTTCAAATCTACTATGCCGAGACTACCGCTATCCGCGAACGTGCTTTATGGAACGTCGCCGCAGACTCTTTCA GCGCCATCATCACTCTTTATAGTGGTTCAACCATTGGTGGGCATATCTTGGACAACTGGGGCACAGCCTCTGGTTGGCGATGGGGCTACGGAATGTGGTCTA TCATAAACACTGTTCTTGCTATTCCCTTCATCGCCATCTTGTTTTCTTGGCACCGACGGGTACGACATAACCCAAATgtccctcatcttcccccgcACACCAACGTCATCGACCAGCTCTTCCACGAATACGATATCATCGGTTCCTGTCTTCTTGTCGCTAGTGTCGCGTTGATCTTGATTCCTCTGACTCTTGCCAAGGGTGTTGCGTCGAAATGGACTGATGACAACATTGCCATGATCTGTGTTGGTTTCggtcttcttgttcttttcGTCGTCTG GTCTATTCCTAAACGATGGAGGCCCAAGTGGTTCTTCAcccctcgtcttcctctcatcccCTGGTACACCCTCAAAAACCGAAGTCTCATGTCTATGTTTGTCATCAACATGTGCGATTTCATGTCCTACGGAGTCTTCACAACTTATTTCCAAACCTTTATGCAAGTTGCCGTCCGAACATCTGCCAGCAAGGCTTCAATGATCGACAATACTCTTCGAATCGTCTTCCAGGTCACCGCACTCGTCGTCGGTCTCGTTATGCGATTCTGGACCCCTGCTTGTGTCAAGCTTGGTTTGGGCAAGCGACTCTTCCACACTAGATACCCTGTGTGGATCGGTATCCCTCTTTGTGCCCTTTCTATCGGTATCG ACATCAACTTTGTCCAGCACCCTCGTAGGAAGAGTGCGATTGCCAGCTATGTTATTGCCAAGGCTATCTACGGTGTTGGTCGAGGG ATGTTCCAAACTTCCGCTCAAATCACCGTgcaagcttcttccagaAGGCGTGAGCTTGCCATTGCCACCGGTATTTTCTACTTTGCCGCCTCTTTGGGTGGTGCTATTGG TGTTGCCGTCGCTGGTGCTGTCTGGCTCAACATCTTGCCTGATGCTCTTGCCAATAACCTTCCCGCCGCTTCTGCTAACCTTGCTTCCAAGATCT ATGGCAGTATCACAGTCGCCATTAGTTACGACCCCAACTCCGAGATTGGTTTGGCCATTCTCAAGTCCTACGTGCACACGATGAAGA TCCTTGCCATTGTTTCTACCTGTCTGCAAATCCCTATGTTGATTTCCATGTTCTTCATCGAAGACCTTCAACTCACAGAGGATGAGCAGATTATCCTCGGTGGCAAGCGAATTGGcttgagcaagaagaagcaagagcaaattgatgagagagagggagaagaggaggtgaagattgtggaaaaggagaagccTGTCCTCAGGATCGATTAA
- a CDS encoding mannosyl-oligosaccharide alpha-1,2-mannosidase, producing MSQVRSRAPQGGKGRGEPQKRLDKKDIDRKIEQMQALGVLRTILSCLGLVAVLWFGWKTVTPILEKKTDPPVVPQVKLPGSKFGTIKPSDLPKTNLSTKLEADIEKREAVKEAFEWSWHAYEKHAWGADEYQPLTQTGSNLTSAGGVGYTIVDSIDSLLIMDLIPEYKRARDWVRDHLNFDKDAQFNTFETTIRLLGGLLSAHYLSSTHSSTAIQTDAPLYLDLAIDLGERLLGAFTSPTGIPWSGINLATRQGIPDKDNQGVASLAEAASLQLELKYLSHLTGDYVYWKKAEKVTEIIRAQAIHDGIAPIFISPMNGQFVASEIRLGSRGDSYYEYLLKQWLQTNRQEPVYRDMYDEAMVGIKKHLIGQTRKSNLIFTQELHPARHPRDQSATWQIVPKQDHLVCFLGGSFLLGITEGGKRDLDWENMEEKDREDFLVGQGIIESCMKTHDTATGLAPEIAMFVQWSDDRANEEDWYIKPNHNGILIDGRNILRPETVESLFLAYRATGDEKYRRWGWQIFEAFQKWCRVKEGGYAGIEDVQSMPPKQLDRMETFWLGETLKYLYLLFDDADHIPLDKNIFNTEAHILPVFTPEYFSSFALS from the exons ATGTCGCAAGTACGCTCAAGAGCCCCCCAGGGTGGGAAGGGCAGGGGTGAGCCCCAGAAGAGGTTGGATAAGAAAGAC ATTGACAGAAAAATTGAGCAAATGCAAGCTCTTGGCGTATTGAGGACGATCCTCTCATGCTTAGGCCTTGTCGCTGTCTTGTGGTTTGGCTGGAAG ACCGTGACACCCATCttggagaaaaagacaGACCCCCCTGTGGTTCCGCAAGTAAAGCTTCCTGGAAGCAAATTCGGCACCATCAAGCCTTCAGATCTTCCCAAAACCAATCTAAGCACCAAGCTTGAAGCGGACATTGAAAAGAGGGAGGCAGTCAAGGAAGCTTTTGAG TGGAGTTGGCACGCGTATG AGAAGCACGCTTGGGGAGCCGATGAA TACCAACCCTTGACCCAGACAGGCTCCAACTTGACTTCTGCCGGTGGTGTTGGATACACAATCGTGGACTCTATTGATTCTTTGCTCATCATGGACTTGATCCCTGAGTACAAAAGGGCTCGAGACTGGGTCCGCGATCATCTCAACTTTGACAAGGATGCCCAGTTCAACACATTTGAAACTACCATTCGTCTTCTCGGTGgtcttctttctgcccACTACCTCAGCTCTACTCACTCGTCCACTGCCATCCAGACCGATGCTCCCCTTTACCTCGATCTCGCCATTGACCTCGGTGAACGTCTTCTCGGCGCCTTTACCTCCCCTACCGGTATCCCTTGGTCAGGAATCAACCTTGCTACTCGTCAGGGTATTCCTGATAAAGACAATCAGGGCGTTGCCAGTTTGGCTGAAGCTGCTAGCTTGCAACTGGAACTTAAATACCTTAGTCATTTAACTGGAGACTATGTGTactggaagaaggcagagaagGTGACCGAGATCATTCGAGCTCAGGCAATCCATGATGGTATTgctcccatcttcatctc CCCCATGAATGGGCAGTTTGTGGCTTCTGAGATCCGACTTGGGTCCAGAGGTGACTCTTACTATGAATACTTGCTCAA GCAATGGCTTCAAACT AACCGACAAGAGCCAGTTTACCGCGAT ATGTACGACGAAGCTATGGTCGGTATTAAGAAGCACCTCATCGGACAGACTCGCAAATCCaacctcatcttcacccagGAACTCCATCCTGCTCGTCATCCGCGAGATCAAAGTGCCACATGGCAAATTGTCCCCAAGCAAGACCACCTAGTCTGTTTCTTGGGCGGATCATTCCTGCTCGGTATCACAGAAGGCGGAAAAAGAGATTTAGATTGGGAGAatatggaagaaaaggacagGGAAGATTTCCTTGTTGGTCAGGGTATCATCGAAAGTTGCATGAAGACCCATGACACTGCAAC CGGATTGGCTCCTGAGATTGCCATGTTTGTGCAATGGAGCGATGATCGGGCTAATGAGGAGGATTGGTACATCAAACCTAATCA CAACGGTATCCTCATCGATGGGCGCAATATTCTTCGACCAGAGACTGTTGagtctctcttcctcgcctacCGAGCCACCGGTGATGAGAAGTATCGCCGATGGGGCTGGCAAATATTCGAGGCTTTCCAGAAGTGGTGTAGGGTCAAAGAAGGTGGTTATGCAGGTATTGAGGATGTGCAATCTATGCCGCCCAAGCAGTTGGACAGGATGGAGACGTTCTGGCTCGGAGAAACTCTGA AGTATCTGTACTTGCTCTTCGATGACGCAGATCACATCCCTCTTGACA AAAACATCTTCAACACCGAA GCCCATATCCTTCCCGTTTTCACGCCCGAAtacttctcttctttcgcccTTTCATAG
- a CDS encoding farnesyl diphosphate synthase, whose translation MSALNPEIDGHSYNRPDAGAQTPADAKAARRARFEKVFDQIAEELLTYVKGEGMPKDAVEWYQKVLYHNTPGGKLNRGMSVVDTVEILKGRELSEEEYTNAAILGWCVELLQAYFLVADDIMDQSVTRRGQPCWYRVPNVGNIAINDAFMLEAAIYYLLKKHFRSQKYYVDLMELFLETTFQTELGQLVDLITAPEDHVDLNKFSLEKHHLIVVYKTAFYSFYLPVALAMHMSGVEDKAAFDLALKILLPLGEYFQVQDDYLDCYGKPEHIGKIGTDILDNKCSWNVNTALAHATPEQRKILDENYGRKDSNCEARVKELFSQAPISIPERFEKYEKESYEKIIALIEQVDEEKTGLKKEVFRSFLAKVYKRSK comes from the exons ATGTCCGCGCTCAACCCCGAAATTGACGGCCATTCCTATAATCGCCCCGACGCTGGAGCTCAGACTCCCGCTGACGCCAAGGCTGCGCGAAGGGCTCGTTTTGAAAAAGTCTTTGACCAGATTGCCGAGGAGCTTTTGACATATGTCAAGGGTGAGGGTATGCCCAAGGATGCTGTAGAGTGGTACCAGAAG GTGCTTTACCACAACACTCCCGGTG GAAAGCTCAACCGTGGTATGTCCGTCGTCGACACTGTAGAAATCCTCAAGGGCCGAGAACTATCTGAGGAAGAATACACCAATGCCGCTATCCTTGGTTGGTGTGTAGAGCTC CTCCAAGCTTACTTCCTTGTCGCCGATGACATTATGGACCAGAGTGTTACCCGTCGAGGACAGCCTTGTTGGTACCGAGTG CCCAACGTCGGTAACATTGCTATCAACGACGCTTTCATGCTTGAAGCCGCCATCTATTACCTCCTCAAAAAGCACTTCAGGAGCCAGAAATACTATGTCGACTTGATGGAACTCTTCCTTGAGACTACCTTTCAGACTGAGCTCGGCCAATTGGTCGACCTCATTACTGCGCCTGAAGACCACGTCGACTTGAACAAATTCTCCCTCGAGAA GCACCACCTCATTGTCGTTTACAAGACTGCTTTCTATTCCTTCTACCTCCCTGTCGCTCTTGCCATGCACATG TCCGGTGTTGAGGACAAGGCTGCTTTCGACCTCGCCCTCAaaatccttctccccctcgGCGAGTATTTCCAGGTTCAGGACGACTACCTCGACTGCTACGGCAAGCCCGAGCACATTGGCAAGATTGGTACTGACATCCTC GACAACAAATGCTCTTGGAACGTCAACACCGCCCTCGCTCACGCCACCCCTGAACAGCGTAAGATCCTCGATGAAAACTATGGCCGAAAGGACAGCAACTGCGAAGCCCGCGTTAAGGaactcttctcccaagCACCTATCTCTATCCCAGAGCGATTCGAAAAGTACGAGAAGGAAAGCTATGAGAAGATCATTGCTTTGATTGAGCAAGTcgatgaggaaaagactggtttgaagaaggaagtgtTCAGGAGTTTTTTGGCCAAGGTGTACAAGAGGTCAAAGTAG
- a CDS encoding DASH complex subunit DAD1 has product MSLSRPSNAYDALAPSESFFEREKARLIEEISTNFEELMGNMNTLNRTLEQVYGVGREFTTVASLWGRFNTLIKEQQTELATSADVGVPGTGGANFAASASTAASR; this is encoded by the exons ATGTCTTTATCAAGACCATCGAATGCCTACGATGCACTCGCTCCTTCAGAGTCTTTCTTcgagagggaaaaggcgagGTTAATCGAGGAGATCTCCACA AACTTCGAAGAGCTCATGGGCAACATGAATACACTAAATCGAACTTTAGAGCAAGTTTACggagtgggaagagaaTTTACAACGGTTGCGTCTTTATGGGGT CGTTTTAACACGTTAATAAAGGAGCAACAG ACGGAGCTCGCGACTTCAGCAGATGTGGGCGTCCCTGGTACAGGAGGTGCAAACTTCGCTGCGAGCGCAAGCACGGCTGCTTCTAGATGA
- a CDS encoding acyl-CoA-dependent ceramide synthase yields the protein MPGPAVTPNKPSHRRRSSVTNALNQIPLNHEQGSSIQPAEVKPLTSRPRPKSKRSRDALPEIYNSNGFWDDVKTGRWMLIPSSSFKLMLVAPILYLNHRLLVHYGVLGPDTPNIFEHLIFPSNRLPDGRYGKSWWDLVFMANYIIFWSFVRQFMTLKVFRPMAMSLGIKGGKIMRFTEQGYAFFYFSILGSLGIYVMRGLPTWWYKTEHFWLEYPHREMTWELKTYYLVQAAYWLQQTILLAAKIEKPRKDFKELVAHHIVTLWLVGWSYNIYLTYIGVSIFVTMDVSDVFLALAKCVNYVSDFWSVPVFAWFIFVWSYFRHYLNIWILWSVWAQFDLIRPSERSAFDPLNDNWLSWWMKWQIFTPIFLLQLINLFWYFLIWRILVKAIFYRDLKDERSDDEEEEDEVKVKAE from the exons ATGCCCGGTCCAGCAGTGACACCAAATAAGCCCAGCCATCGGCGAAGGTCAAGCGTTACCAACGCCCTCAA CCAAATCCCGTTGAACCATGAGCAAGGATCTTCTAT CCAACCGGCCGAGGTGAAGCCACTCACCAGCCGTCCTCGACCAAAGAGCAAGAGGTCCAGGGATGCTTTGCCCGAAATCTACAACTCCAACGGCTTCTGGGATGATGTCAAGACTGGCAGGTGGATGCTGATCCCGT catcatcattcaaGCTCATGCTTGTCGCTCCTATCCTCTATCTCAATCATCGCCTTCTCGTGCACTATGGCGTTCTCGGTCCCGATACCCCGAATATTTTTGAACACCTTATCTTCCCTTCAAACCGCTTACCTGATGGAAGGTACGGCAAGTCATGGTGGGACTTGGTTTTCATGGCAAActacatcatcttctggaGCTT TGTGAGGCAATTCATGACTCTCAAGGTGTTTAGGCCTATGGCTATGTCTTTGGGTATCAAGGGTGGAAAGATCATGAGGTTTACAGAAC AGGGTTATGCTTTCTTCTACTTTAGTATCCTTGGCTCTCTCGGTATC TATGTCATGCGCGGTTTGCCCACTTGGT GGTACAAGACTGAGCATTTCTGGCTCGAGTACCCTCACCGAGAAATGACTTGGGAACTTAAGACTTATTACCTCGTGCAAGCTGCTTATTGGCTTCAACAGACTATCCTCCTTGCCGCGAAGATTGAAAAGCCGAGGAAAGATTTCAAGGAACTCGTCGCTCAC CACATTGTGACCCTCTGGTTGGTTGGATGGAGTTACAACATTTAT CTTACCTACATTGGTGTCTCCATCTTCGTTACTATGGATGTTTCCGACGTCTTCCTTGCC CTTGCAAAGTGTGTCAACTATGTTTCTGACTTTTGGTCTGTCCCTGTATTTGCGTGGTTCATCTTTGTCTGGTC TTACTTCCGCCACTACCTCAACATCTGGATTCTTTGGTCCGTCTGGGCTCAATTCGACCTCATCCGTCCATCCGAACGTTCTGCATTTGACCCCTTGAACGACAACTGGCTCAGCTGGTGGATGAAGTGGCAGATCTTCACTCCCATCTTTTTGCTCCAGCTGATCAACTTGTTCTGGTACTTTTTGATCTGGAGGATCTTGGTGAAGGCTATATTTTACAGAGActtgaaggatgaaagatcggatgatgaggaggaggaggatgaagtgaAGGTGAAGGCTGAGTAA